The following proteins come from a genomic window of Micromonospora echinofusca:
- a CDS encoding HEPN domain-containing protein: MPSPARVKFTDAISRAELLCLKGRAALFSRKQRQVQYHASLAASVAAWEAYIESVVRAFFAEIADPLQPKFTALHQIAISRAEADLKKFNTPNAKNSRELLFQWTGFDPINDWNWPARRLSGPATRERLDEILQVRHSFAHGYPTRQYSWNCDSKGAPNLTAPATGMVIALFTHLVKVTDQGISRHIKSTYNGNISW; this comes from the coding sequence ATGCCTTCACCCGCGCGGGTCAAGTTCACGGACGCCATCTCACGAGCGGAACTGCTTTGCCTTAAGGGGCGGGCGGCTCTGTTTTCCCGCAAGCAAAGGCAGGTTCAATATCACGCCTCATTGGCGGCATCCGTTGCCGCATGGGAGGCATACATCGAGTCAGTGGTCCGAGCATTCTTTGCTGAGATTGCAGATCCTCTGCAGCCCAAATTCACCGCACTTCATCAGATTGCGATTAGCCGCGCGGAGGCTGATCTTAAGAAATTCAATACTCCTAACGCGAAGAACTCCCGAGAGTTGCTCTTCCAGTGGACGGGTTTCGATCCAATCAATGACTGGAACTGGCCGGCTCGCCGGCTAAGTGGTCCCGCGACTAGGGAGCGATTGGATGAGATTTTGCAAGTGCGGCACAGCTTCGCCCACGGGTATCCCACGCGACAATATTCGTGGAACTGTGACTCGAAGGGCGCGCCAAATCTGACAGCGCCCGCAACTGGGATGGTAATAGCGCTCTTTACTCACCTTGTCAAGGTTACAGATCAAGGGATCAGCAGGCATATCAAGAGCACCTATAACGGAAATATCTCCTGGTAG
- a CDS encoding DNA polymerase III subunit gamma and tau codes for MALALYRKYRPRTFAEVIGQEHVTEPLSQALRSGRLNHAYLFSGPRGCGKTSSARILARSLNCEQGPTPEPCGQCESCRELATDGGSIDVLEIDAASHGGVDDARELREKAIFAPAKSRFKIYVIDEAHMVSSAGFNALLKLVEEPPEYVKFIFATTEPEKVLGTIKSRTHHYPFRLIPPKVLRPYLEQLCEAEGVAVEPAVFPLVVRAGGGSARDSLSVLDQLIAGAGPEGVTYSRAAALLGVTDAALIDEMCDALAAGDGATAYATVDRVAEAGHDARRFASDLLERLRDLIVLQQVPDAVAKGLIDGPADQIERMAAQAQRLGPATLSRCADIVHNGLVEMRGTTAPRLLLELICARMLLPGADDSTGGLLQRLERMERRLTLVGTDAPPAAAGPAPVAAPPPVRPDTPAPTAAAAAPDPSPAGPPAAAGAPSGAAAARAAALAATGSRAAQAAPGATEPVGAPADAPSRRPVPASAVMPDPATPTPPRPGAAPAGPLDAVAVRRVWPDIVAKVNRIKKPAAALMRDAVVRDVDGDTLVLTVKSPVLAQMMGNHTSVLAEVLYEEFGGRWQIRCEVAGERGGASLGGSSRSTAPARPASPPSAAPTHQDRGGAGPAGSGMPGNPGGTGDPAGARGHAGTGDPAGPGGPSGPGGPSSSAGPGGPSGSAGPGGPSGSAGPGGPSGSAGPGGPSGSAGPGGPSGRTGTDGPSGPGASNGSVGTGGLGGAAGGSGGTSGSRGDAGGQGQVTRPASDAGAAGPGGAPAADEAEDWPEPARPGGAAGGADDWPEPARPGGTPTASSTTGAATGSASASAPTAGAVSAVPKPAAPSAAPQQAAPASPPVSSAIAAARAAAAGRGPRTGQAARKTADADWAGEPPYDPDFDGPLRGGGGRPGGAAPAAPNFEGFDPGDEPLDEVIDEKTARESSEEQAVRLLREAFGAEKIDEVDAR; via the coding sequence GTGGCACTGGCGCTCTACCGCAAGTACCGGCCGCGCACCTTCGCCGAGGTCATCGGGCAGGAGCACGTCACCGAGCCGCTGTCGCAGGCGCTGCGCAGCGGGCGGCTCAACCATGCCTACCTCTTCTCCGGCCCACGCGGCTGCGGCAAGACCTCCAGCGCCCGGATCCTCGCCCGCTCGCTCAACTGCGAGCAGGGGCCCACCCCGGAGCCGTGCGGGCAGTGCGAGTCGTGCCGCGAGTTGGCCACCGACGGCGGCTCGATCGACGTACTGGAGATCGACGCGGCCAGCCACGGCGGCGTCGACGACGCCCGCGAGCTGCGCGAGAAGGCGATCTTCGCGCCGGCCAAGAGCCGCTTCAAGATCTACGTCATCGACGAGGCGCACATGGTCTCGTCGGCCGGCTTCAACGCCCTGCTCAAGCTGGTCGAGGAGCCGCCGGAGTACGTCAAGTTCATCTTCGCGACCACCGAGCCGGAGAAGGTCCTCGGCACGATCAAGTCGCGGACCCACCACTACCCGTTCCGGCTGATCCCGCCGAAGGTGCTCCGGCCCTACCTGGAGCAGCTCTGCGAGGCCGAGGGCGTCGCCGTCGAGCCGGCGGTCTTCCCGCTGGTGGTGCGCGCCGGCGGCGGCAGCGCCCGGGACAGCCTCTCCGTGCTCGACCAGCTCATCGCCGGGGCCGGGCCGGAGGGGGTCACCTACTCCCGGGCCGCCGCCCTGCTCGGCGTGACCGACGCCGCCCTCATCGACGAGATGTGTGACGCGCTGGCCGCCGGCGACGGCGCGACGGCGTACGCGACCGTCGACCGCGTCGCCGAGGCCGGGCACGACGCGCGCCGGTTCGCCTCCGACCTGCTGGAGCGGCTGCGTGACCTGATCGTGCTCCAGCAGGTGCCCGACGCCGTCGCCAAGGGCCTGATCGACGGCCCGGCCGACCAGATCGAGCGGATGGCCGCCCAGGCCCAGCGGCTCGGCCCGGCGACGCTGTCCCGCTGCGCCGACATCGTGCACAACGGCCTGGTGGAGATGCGCGGCACCACCGCGCCCCGGCTGCTGCTGGAGCTGATCTGCGCCCGGATGCTGCTGCCCGGCGCCGACGACAGCACCGGCGGCCTGCTCCAGCGCCTCGAACGCATGGAGCGCCGGCTCACCCTCGTCGGCACCGACGCGCCGCCGGCCGCCGCCGGCCCCGCGCCGGTCGCCGCTCCTCCTCCCGTACGCCCCGACACTCCCGCCCCGACCGCGGCTGCCGCCGCGCCCGACCCGTCGCCCGCCGGCCCGCCGGCGGCTGCCGGCGCCCCGTCCGGCGCCGCTGCCGCCCGCGCGGCGGCTCTGGCCGCCACCGGTTCCCGTGCGGCGCAGGCAGCCCCGGGCGCCACGGAGCCGGTGGGCGCGCCCGCCGATGCTCCCTCCCGCCGCCCGGTGCCGGCCTCGGCGGTGATGCCCGACCCGGCCACCCCCACCCCGCCCCGCCCCGGCGCGGCTCCGGCAGGCCCCCTGGACGCCGTCGCGGTGCGCCGGGTCTGGCCGGACATCGTCGCGAAGGTCAACCGGATCAAGAAGCCGGCCGCCGCGCTGATGCGCGACGCGGTGGTCCGCGACGTGGACGGCGACACCCTGGTGCTGACCGTCAAGTCGCCGGTGCTCGCGCAGATGATGGGCAACCACACCTCGGTGCTGGCCGAGGTGCTGTACGAGGAGTTCGGCGGCCGCTGGCAGATCCGCTGCGAGGTGGCTGGCGAGCGGGGTGGCGCGTCACTCGGTGGCTCGTCCCGTTCCACCGCTCCGGCCCGCCCGGCGTCCCCGCCGTCGGCGGCCCCCACCCACCAGGACCGGGGCGGTGCCGGCCCGGCCGGCAGCGGCATGCCCGGCAACCCGGGCGGCACGGGCGACCCAGCCGGCGCGAGAGGCCATGCCGGCACGGGCGATCCAGCCGGTCCGGGCGGTCCGAGCGGTCCAGGCGGTCCGAGCAGCTCAGCCGGTCCGGGCGGTCCGAGCGGCTCAGCCGGTCCGGGCGGTCCGAGCGGCTCAGCCGGTCCGGGCGGTCCGAGCGGCTCAGCCGGTCCGGGCGGTCCGAGCGGCTCAGCCGGTCCAGGCGGTCCGAGCGGACGGACGGGCACGGATGGCCCGAGCGGTCCAGGTGCTTCGAACGGTTCGGTTGGCACGGGTGGCCTCGGTGGTGCGGCCGGTGGGTCTGGTGGCACCAGCGGTTCGCGTGGAGATGCGGGCGGCCAGGGGCAGGTGACCCGGCCCGCCTCCGACGCTGGTGCGGCGGGGCCCGGCGGTGCTCCCGCCGCTGACGAGGCCGAGGACTGGCCCGAACCGGCCCGCCCGGGTGGCGCGGCCGGAGGCGCGGACGACTGGCCGGAACCGGCTCGGCCGGGCGGCACGCCCACCGCCAGCTCGACGACCGGCGCGGCGACGGGCAGCGCATCGGCCTCCGCACCGACGGCTGGTGCGGTGTCGGCCGTACCGAAGCCGGCCGCCCCCTCGGCGGCTCCGCAGCAGGCCGCGCCCGCCAGTCCCCCGGTGAGCAGCGCGATCGCGGCGGCGCGGGCGGCTGCGGCGGGACGTGGTCCGCGTACCGGGCAGGCGGCCCGGAAGACCGCGGACGCCGACTGGGCCGGCGAGCCGCCGTACGACCCGGACTTCGACGGCCCGCTGCGCGGCGGCGGGGGACGCCCCGGCGGCGCCGCGCCGGCGGCTCCGAACTTCGAGGGCTTCGACCCGGGCGACGAGCCGCTGGACGAGGTCATCGACGAGAAGACCGCGCGCGAGTCCAGCGAGGAACAGGCGGTACGGCTGCTCCGCGAGGCGTTCGGCGCCGAAAAGATCGACGAGGTCGACGCCCGCTAG
- a CDS encoding DUF2332 domain-containing protein → MSREQAAAAIERQARACAAMDAGLYADLLTRAAADVRAGGPCATVITGYEDAPADDVVSLRLLGGVHALVLSGRAPELARFYPSAGGAYRPADAPACWTAFRTVVEAEHDTLRRWLRRPPQTNEVGRANLLLAGLLHAVHEAGGLPVRLVELGASGGLNLRADEFRVEAAGFAWGPADSPVRLPDAWRGGAPDWLREAAGTYPKLTVVERIGCDLTPLDPGDPDDALALRAYVWPQHTARAARLTGALELARRLPARVVAAGAADFLAGITPRPGTLTVVWHSVMRQYVPAEEWARVTTELDRLAAAGSADAPVAHLSFEPHPREARNAFELRARLGRGAERLLAEAHPHGLPAWPT, encoded by the coding sequence ATGTCCCGGGAACAGGCCGCGGCGGCCATCGAACGGCAGGCGCGGGCCTGCGCGGCCATGGACGCCGGCCTCTACGCCGACCTGCTGACGCGCGCCGCCGCAGACGTCCGGGCCGGCGGTCCGTGCGCCACCGTCATCACGGGGTACGAGGACGCGCCCGCCGACGACGTCGTGTCGCTTCGCCTGCTCGGCGGCGTACACGCGCTGGTGCTCTCCGGCCGGGCGCCGGAGCTGGCCCGGTTCTATCCCAGCGCCGGCGGGGCGTACCGGCCGGCGGACGCCCCCGCCTGCTGGACCGCGTTCCGCACGGTCGTCGAGGCCGAGCACGACACGCTGCGCCGCTGGCTGCGCCGACCGCCCCAGACCAACGAGGTGGGCCGGGCCAACCTGCTGCTCGCCGGGCTGCTGCACGCCGTGCACGAGGCGGGCGGGCTGCCGGTACGCCTGGTCGAGCTGGGCGCCAGCGGCGGGCTGAACCTGCGCGCCGACGAGTTCCGCGTCGAGGCCGCCGGCTTCGCCTGGGGCCCGGCCGACTCCCCGGTGCGGCTGCCGGACGCCTGGCGGGGCGGAGCGCCCGACTGGCTGCGGGAGGCGGCCGGCACGTACCCGAAGCTGACCGTCGTGGAGCGCATCGGCTGCGACCTCACCCCGCTCGACCCGGGCGACCCCGACGACGCGCTCGCGCTGCGGGCGTACGTCTGGCCGCAGCACACCGCCCGCGCGGCCCGGCTGACCGGCGCGCTGGAGCTGGCCCGGCGGCTGCCGGCCCGGGTCGTCGCGGCGGGGGCGGCCGACTTCCTCGCCGGGATCACCCCGCGCCCCGGCACGCTGACCGTCGTGTGGCACTCGGTGATGCGGCAGTACGTGCCAGCCGAGGAGTGGGCGCGGGTCACCACCGAACTGGACCGGCTGGCCGCCGCCGGCAGCGCCGACGCGCCGGTAGCCCACCTGTCCTTCGAGCCCCACCCCCGGGAGGCCCGCAACGCCTTCGAGCTGCGCGCCCGGCTCGGCAGAGGGGCGGAACGGCTCCTGGCGGAGGCACACCCGCACGGCCTCCCGGCCTGGCCCACCTGA
- a CDS encoding polysaccharide deacetylase family protein: MTAAWVSGSGVHPPLRELDGRPVGAVEVVDLNGLRDIEFGDTEDELTRRGILRSDVDACGPALAGYDTTSPIFVDDRLVLLWLGEATRTPRGVTAGMPVEEVRTRYPSARELDAPQGTYRLDGLLARQGDRAYLFLHDGRAVKKIIAGYADWAQRLFDEGHSPC, from the coding sequence ATGACGGCTGCCTGGGTTTCGGGCAGTGGCGTGCACCCGCCGTTGCGCGAGTTGGACGGGCGGCCCGTCGGGGCCGTCGAGGTGGTCGACCTCAACGGCCTGCGCGACATCGAGTTCGGCGACACCGAGGACGAGCTGACCCGGCGGGGCATCCTGCGCTCCGACGTCGACGCCTGCGGCCCGGCGCTGGCCGGGTACGACACGACCAGCCCCATCTTCGTCGACGACCGGCTGGTGCTGCTCTGGCTCGGCGAGGCGACCCGCACCCCGCGGGGAGTCACCGCCGGCATGCCGGTCGAGGAGGTCCGCACCCGCTACCCGTCCGCCCGGGAGCTGGACGCTCCACAGGGGACGTACCGGCTCGACGGGCTGCTCGCCCGGCAGGGCGACCGGGCGTACCTCTTCCTGCACGACGGGCGGGCGGTAAAGAAGATCATCGCCGGGTACGCCGACTGGGCCCAGCGCCTCTTCGACGAGGGCCACAGCCCCTGCTGA
- a CDS encoding helix-turn-helix domain-containing protein, translating to MNDALRVALSDTGHTIESLAETVGVDPKTVGRWLTEDRIPHARHRLTAAEALRRDV from the coding sequence GTGAACGATGCGCTCCGGGTGGCGCTCAGCGACACCGGGCACACGATCGAATCCCTCGCCGAGACCGTCGGCGTCGATCCGAAGACGGTCGGGCGATGGCTGACCGAGGACCGCATCCCGCATGCCAGGCACCGGTTGACGGCGGCGGAGGCCCTCCGCCGGGACGTGTAG
- the recR gene encoding recombination mediator RecR — MYEGAIQDLIDELGRLPGVGPKSAQRIAFHVLSADPADVNRLAGALRKVKELVRFCTSCYNVAESDRCRICRDPRRTDEVLCVVEEPKDVVAIERTGEFRGRYHVLGGAINPLEGIGPDNLRIRELMARLSDGTVRELILATDPNTEGEATATYLALMVKPMGISVTRLASGLPVGGDLEYADEITLGRAFEGRRAV, encoded by the coding sequence ATGTACGAGGGCGCCATCCAGGACCTGATCGACGAGTTGGGGCGGCTGCCGGGCGTGGGCCCGAAGAGTGCCCAGCGGATCGCGTTCCACGTCCTGTCCGCCGACCCGGCCGACGTCAACCGGCTGGCCGGGGCGTTGCGCAAGGTCAAGGAGCTGGTGCGGTTCTGCACCAGTTGCTACAACGTGGCCGAGTCCGACCGGTGCCGGATCTGCCGGGACCCGCGCCGCACCGACGAGGTGCTCTGCGTGGTCGAGGAGCCCAAGGACGTGGTGGCGATCGAGCGCACCGGCGAGTTCCGGGGCCGCTACCACGTGCTCGGCGGGGCGATCAACCCGCTGGAGGGGATCGGGCCGGACAATCTGCGCATCCGCGAGCTGATGGCCCGGCTCAGCGACGGCACGGTGCGGGAGCTGATCCTGGCCACCGACCCGAACACCGAGGGCGAGGCGACGGCGACGTACCTGGCGCTGATGGTCAAGCCGATGGGCATCTCGGTGACCCGGTTGGCGAGCGGCCTGCCGGTCGGCGGCGACCTGGAGTACGCCGACGAGATCACGCTCGGCCGGGCCTTCGAGGGCCGTCGCGCCGTCTGA
- a CDS encoding flavin reductase yields the protein MRRRREHVPTRPTWRCRACGIAWPCSAAKLRLLGEYRHDRAALTVHLATLQAEAATQLATLDADVSPARLADRFLSWARPRG from the coding sequence GTGAGGCGCCGCCGTGAGCACGTTCCGACCCGGCCCACGTGGCGGTGCCGGGCGTGCGGCATCGCCTGGCCCTGCTCGGCGGCGAAGCTGCGGCTGCTCGGCGAGTACCGCCACGACCGCGCCGCGCTCACCGTCCACCTGGCGACCCTCCAGGCCGAGGCCGCCACGCAACTCGCCACGCTCGACGCCGACGTGAGCCCGGCCCGGCTCGCCGACCGCTTCCTCTCCTGGGCCCGCCCGCGCGGCTGA
- a CDS encoding sulfite exporter TauE/SafE family protein, giving the protein MDATLNVAEGLAVLAAGVAAGAINAVVGSGTLVTFPVLLSLGYPPVVANVSNTVGLVPGSFTAAYAYRRELAGHGSLLTRLGVAAVLGGVTGGVLLLLLPPGAFRAIVPALIVLALVLVVVQPRLARALDRRRPVADDAGAPSAGGRAVRRAGPLLLLGVFATGVYGGYFGAAQGVLLLGLLGVLLSTDLRWVNGVKNVLAGLVNAVAAVLFVVVGNVAWQPALLIAVGSVAGGLVGGRWGRRLPPVALRAIIVLVGLAALVNLLL; this is encoded by the coding sequence GTGGACGCAACACTGAACGTCGCCGAAGGGCTGGCGGTGCTGGCCGCCGGGGTCGCGGCGGGCGCCATCAACGCGGTAGTGGGCTCGGGCACGCTGGTGACCTTCCCGGTCCTGCTCTCCCTCGGCTATCCGCCGGTGGTGGCGAACGTGTCCAACACCGTCGGGCTGGTGCCGGGCTCGTTCACCGCGGCGTACGCCTATCGCCGGGAGCTGGCCGGGCACGGCAGCCTGCTGACCCGCCTCGGCGTCGCCGCCGTGCTCGGCGGGGTCACCGGCGGCGTACTGCTGCTGCTCCTGCCGCCCGGCGCCTTCCGGGCCATCGTGCCGGCGCTGATCGTCCTGGCGTTGGTGCTCGTGGTGGTGCAGCCGCGACTGGCGCGGGCGTTGGACCGCCGGCGGCCGGTCGCGGACGACGCGGGCGCGCCGTCGGCGGGCGGTCGGGCGGTACGGCGCGCGGGGCCGCTGCTGCTGCTCGGCGTCTTCGCCACCGGGGTGTACGGCGGCTACTTCGGTGCCGCCCAGGGAGTGCTGCTGCTGGGGCTGCTCGGGGTGCTGCTCTCCACCGACCTGCGCTGGGTCAACGGGGTGAAGAACGTGCTCGCCGGCCTGGTCAACGCGGTCGCGGCGGTCCTGTTCGTGGTCGTGGGAAACGTGGCGTGGCAGCCGGCGCTGCTGATCGCGGTCGGCTCCGTGGCGGGCGGCCTGGTTGGCGGCCGGTGGGGACGCCGGCTCCCGCCGGTGGCACTGCGCGCCATCATCGTGCTGGTCGGGCTCGCCGCCCTGGTCAACCTACTGCTCTGA
- a CDS encoding DUF5753 domain-containing protein → MWPDTSRRRDPIWFRPWQEIEREAVSLRSYQSVVLPGLLQTEAYARAVLTGGGLFPRGDVERHLAARLARQGILRQDEPPQFTAVIDEAVLRRPVGGRATMREQLRAVVDACAEPHVRVHVVPSSVGAYAGLNGPFVIASSHDHRIAGYLDNQLQGQLVSDPADIAAMMAAWENVRGEALAHWQSVDLITEVAETWS, encoded by the coding sequence ATCTGGCCGGACACTTCGAGACGTCGTGACCCCATCTGGTTTCGTCCGTGGCAGGAGATCGAGCGCGAGGCGGTGTCGCTGCGGTCGTACCAATCGGTGGTGTTGCCGGGCCTGCTCCAGACCGAGGCGTACGCGCGGGCCGTGCTGACCGGCGGCGGCCTGTTCCCCCGGGGCGACGTCGAGCGGCACCTGGCCGCCCGGCTCGCCCGCCAGGGCATCCTGCGGCAGGACGAACCGCCGCAGTTCACGGCCGTGATCGACGAGGCGGTGCTGCGCCGCCCGGTCGGCGGCCGGGCCACCATGCGTGAGCAGCTCCGGGCCGTCGTCGACGCCTGCGCCGAGCCGCACGTGCGGGTGCACGTCGTGCCGTCGTCGGTCGGCGCCTACGCGGGCCTGAACGGGCCATTCGTGATCGCCAGCAGCCACGACCACCGGATCGCCGGCTACCTCGACAACCAACTCCAGGGCCAACTGGTTAGCGATCCCGCGGACATCGCCGCCATGATGGCTGCGTGGGAGAACGTGCGCGGCGAGGCGCTGGCCCACTGGCAGTCGGTCGATCTCATCACGGAAGTGGCGGAGACATGGAGCTGA
- a CDS encoding ABC transporter substrate-binding protein, whose protein sequence is MRASRPKVAIAAVAVAALAVAGCAESDRDDSSGGSKKDTLVFGVAGDPKVLDPSFASDGESLRVARQVFETLVRPEEGGTKVTPGLAESWTPDAAGTTWTFKLRSGVKFHDGTEFNAEAVCKNFDRWYNAKGLMQSPDVTAYWQDVMGGFAKNESAELPPSLFKSCTAKDATTVDLAFTRVSSKIPAALMLPSFSMHSPTALEKYDASNVGGTAEDIKYPAYATEHPTGTGPFKFKTWDVANKTLTLERNEDYAGNKAKLKTLIYKTISDENARKQALRSGDIQGYDLVGPADVEPLKGEGFNVLTRPAFNILYLAINQKGNPKLADVKVRQAIAHALNRQALVDSKLPPGAKVAENFLPDTVEGWNGDVTKYNYDPAKAKALLAEAGATNLTLRFHYPTEVTRPYMPNPKDIFELLSADLKAVGITVQAIPLKWSPDYLNATTSGAKHDIHFLGWTGDYGDAYNFIGTFFDRPKDEWGFNNPALFAQFKDADTTADAAARTEKYKALNKAIMDFLPGVPVSHSPPAIVFGKDVTGVKASPLTDERFSTAEFKS, encoded by the coding sequence ATGCGTGCATCCAGGCCGAAGGTCGCGATCGCGGCCGTCGCGGTCGCGGCCCTCGCGGTAGCAGGCTGCGCCGAGAGCGACCGCGATGACAGTTCCGGCGGTAGCAAGAAGGACACCCTCGTCTTCGGCGTAGCCGGAGACCCGAAGGTGCTCGACCCTAGCTTCGCCAGCGACGGTGAGTCGCTGCGCGTGGCGCGTCAGGTCTTCGAGACGCTGGTCCGTCCGGAGGAGGGTGGCACCAAGGTCACCCCCGGCCTGGCCGAGTCCTGGACCCCGGACGCCGCGGGCACCACCTGGACCTTCAAGCTGCGCTCCGGCGTGAAGTTCCACGACGGCACCGAATTCAACGCCGAGGCGGTCTGCAAGAACTTCGACCGCTGGTACAACGCCAAGGGCCTCATGCAGAGCCCGGACGTGACCGCCTACTGGCAGGACGTCATGGGCGGCTTCGCCAAGAACGAGAGCGCGGAGCTGCCGCCGAGCCTCTTCAAGTCCTGCACCGCCAAGGACGCCACCACGGTCGACCTGGCCTTCACCCGGGTCTCCAGCAAGATCCCGGCCGCGCTGATGCTGCCGTCGTTCTCGATGCACAGCCCGACCGCGCTGGAGAAGTACGACGCCAGCAACGTGGGCGGCACCGCCGAGGACATCAAGTACCCGGCGTACGCCACGGAGCACCCGACCGGCACCGGTCCGTTCAAGTTCAAGACCTGGGACGTCGCCAACAAGACGCTGACCCTGGAGCGCAACGAGGACTACGCCGGCAACAAGGCGAAGCTGAAGACCCTCATCTACAAGACCATCTCCGACGAGAACGCGCGCAAGCAGGCGCTGCGCTCCGGCGACATCCAGGGCTACGACCTGGTCGGCCCGGCCGACGTCGAGCCGCTGAAGGGCGAGGGCTTCAACGTCCTGACCCGTCCGGCGTTCAACATCCTCTACCTGGCCATCAACCAGAAGGGGAACCCGAAGCTCGCCGACGTGAAGGTCCGCCAGGCCATCGCGCACGCGCTGAACCGGCAGGCCCTGGTCGACTCGAAGCTGCCCCCGGGCGCCAAGGTCGCCGAGAACTTCCTGCCGGACACCGTCGAGGGCTGGAACGGCGACGTCACCAAGTACAACTACGACCCGGCGAAGGCGAAGGCGCTGCTGGCCGAGGCCGGCGCGACGAACCTGACCCTGCGGTTCCACTACCCGACCGAGGTCACCCGGCCGTACATGCCGAACCCGAAGGACATCTTCGAGCTGCTCTCGGCGGACCTCAAGGCGGTCGGCATCACCGTCCAGGCCATCCCGCTCAAGTGGAGCCCGGACTACCTGAACGCCACCACCTCCGGCGCCAAGCACGACATCCACTTCCTCGGCTGGACCGGTGACTACGGCGACGCGTACAACTTCATCGGCACCTTCTTCGACCGGCCGAAGGACGAGTGGGGCTTCAACAACCCGGCCCTGTTCGCCCAGTTCAAGGACGCCGACACCACCGCCGACGCGGCGGCCCGGACCGAGAAGTACAAGGCCCTGAACAAGGCCATCATGGACTTCCTGCCCGGTGTCCCGGTGTCGCACTCGCCGCCGGCGATCGTGTTCGGCAAGGACGTGACCGGGGTCAAGGCGAGCCCGCTCACCGACGAGCGGTTCTCCACCGCCGAGTTCAAGTCCTGA
- a CDS encoding DUF5872 domain-containing protein: MARYTKPELREQIKEEVKASDKGGRPGQWSARKSQLVTQEYKKRGGGFVGPKDERQKSLQRWGGEHWQTREGDTRARHGDETSRYLPEQAWKELSEKERRATDAKKRKESKSGKQFVANIGPAKRARRNATSAEQLSELPVAEAAKLVRDLDKGQLKSALRRERDGKSRKTLITRLEKELTRR, encoded by the coding sequence ATGGCGCGGTACACGAAGCCCGAACTCCGGGAGCAGATCAAGGAAGAGGTCAAGGCCTCCGACAAGGGCGGCCGGCCGGGACAGTGGTCGGCACGCAAGTCGCAGCTGGTCACCCAGGAGTACAAGAAGCGCGGCGGGGGCTTCGTCGGCCCGAAGGACGAACGGCAGAAGTCCCTCCAGCGCTGGGGCGGCGAGCACTGGCAGACCAGGGAGGGCGACACCCGGGCGCGGCACGGCGACGAGACCAGCCGCTACCTGCCCGAACAGGCCTGGAAGGAACTCTCCGAGAAGGAGAGGCGGGCGACCGACGCCAAGAAGCGAAAGGAGTCGAAGTCCGGCAAGCAGTTCGTGGCGAACATCGGACCGGCCAAACGCGCGCGCCGCAACGCCACGTCTGCCGAGCAGTTGTCGGAGCTGCCGGTCGCCGAGGCGGCCAAGCTCGTCCGCGACCTCGACAAGGGCCAACTGAAGTCGGCCCTGCGCCGCGAACGCGACGGCAAGTCCCGCAAGACCCTCATCACCCGCCTGGAAAAGGAACTGACCCGCCGCTGA
- a CDS encoding DUF397 domain-containing protein — MELNGARWRKSSRSSGNGGDCVEVADNLPGVVAVRDSKDPAGPALVFAPAAWRAFVATMAERP; from the coding sequence ATGGAGCTGAACGGCGCGCGGTGGCGCAAGAGCAGCCGCAGCAGCGGCAACGGCGGCGACTGCGTCGAGGTCGCCGACAACCTGCCCGGCGTCGTCGCGGTACGCGACTCGAAGGACCCGGCCGGCCCGGCGCTCGTCTTCGCACCGGCGGCGTGGCGCGCGTTCGTCGCCACCATGGCCGAGCGCCCCTGA
- a CDS encoding YbaB/EbfC family nucleoid-associated protein produces the protein MQQMLKQAQKMQQQIAKAQAELAEAELTGTAGGGLVTATVAGTGELKSIKIDPKAVDPEDVETLEDLVVAAMHNAAEAARELTEQKMGPVTGGMGGLGLPGF, from the coding sequence ATGCAGCAGATGCTGAAGCAGGCGCAGAAGATGCAGCAGCAGATCGCCAAGGCGCAGGCCGAGCTCGCCGAGGCGGAGCTGACCGGCACCGCCGGCGGTGGCCTGGTGACCGCGACCGTCGCCGGCACCGGCGAGCTGAAGTCGATCAAGATCGACCCGAAGGCGGTCGACCCGGAGGACGTGGAGACCCTGGAGGACCTGGTCGTCGCGGCCATGCACAACGCGGCCGAGGCGGCGCGGGAGCTGACCGAGCAGAAGATGGGCCCGGTCACCGGCGGCATGGGCGGCCTCGGCCTGCCCGGTTTCTGA